TCGTTTCAATGGTTTTCTGCCCTGACGGTAGGAGCGGTTTTCGAAAAAAAATTGATTACTGGCCGCCTGAAACGTATCATAGCCCCAGGAGTACCACCGAACGCTGTTTCACTCTCCCGAAACAGCCGGTCCGAACGGGGGGACGAAAACCGGTTTGTCTCCGTCAGTGGACCGATTAAAAAGAAGAGGTGAAAAGAGAAAAAATGTCCTCGAAAAGAAGCGAACGAAGGAAACACGCCGGATATGGATCCAAGGCAGGCATGTCGCCCGGCACCATGATTTTCATAGGAGAACAACAGGTGGAGAATGCCCGCATCGACATCATCCGGTATGATGTATCGACGCTCAGTGAAATGGGCGATGTCTCTCCGGATCAATGCCGGGACTGCTCCGCAGCCCCCGGGGTGACGTGGATCAATGTCAACGGCATCCATAACGTCGCGCTGATAGAGTCGCTGGGGAAACACTTCGACATTCACCCGCTGACGCTGGAAGATATCGTCAACACCTCCCAGCGGCCGAAAGTTGAAGAATTCCCGAACTATGTCTATGCCGTTCTGAAAATGATGGTCTACGATGAAGGAGCAGACAGGCTCGAAATTGAACACGTCAGCCTGATTTTTGGAGAGAACTATGTCATTTCCTTTCAGGAGCACGAAGGAGACGTGTTTGACTCTGTGCGGGAGCGGATCAGGAACGCAAAGGGCAGAATCCGTTCGATGAAAGCGGATTTTCTGGCCTATGCTCTCATGGACGCTGCCGTGGATAATTATTTTCTGGCCCTGGAGCGTATCGGGGACCGGATCGAGAACATGGACGACCGTATCCTGGCCCACCCAGAACCGGGGGATATTCAGGATGTGCACCATCTGAAACTGGAAATTCTGAGTTTCCGCAAGGCCGTATGGCCGCTTCGCGAAGAGGTCGGCGCACTGGAAAAGAGTGAAACTGTCCTGATCCGGCCGGAAACCAGGGTCTTTCTGCGGGATCTGTACGACCACATCATCCAGGTCATCGACATGGTGGAGACGTTTCGGGACATTCTGGGCGGCATTCACGACACCTATTTGTCCAGCGTCAGCAACCGCATGAACGAAATCATGAAAGTGCTCACCATCATTTCCACGATCTTCATCCCCATGACGTTCATCGCCGGAGTGTACGGCATGAACTTCGAACACATGCCCGAGCTGAAATGGCCCTTCGGCTACTACCTGGCCTGGGCTGTCATGCTCATGGTAGCCTTCAGCCTGCTTTTCTTTTTCAAACGAAGGAAATGGTTTTGAAGGGCGGGGAAAATCCGCAATAATCGCCGCCACGCACAGGGGCAGCATCAGGAAGGTGCCGCTTGTCCCGGAGTGCGGCAAAGAGCGTAAAGACGAGGTATCCGCACCGCCACCGGCGTCGGGCTTCAGAAACATTCAGGATGCGGGCCTTTTCGTCCTTCCCGGCGGTTTCCCTGCGTAAATATCCGGCAGAAATCAGTAAAATGAACGGTACAAAAAACGCCCCCCGCCTTTTTCGGCAAGAAAAGGCGGGGGGAGCTGTTTCCCTATGGTGCAGAGTGGGCTATTCTACCACGATCCGGCTCTTCTTGTTGGCCTTCCAGACGTGGATGCCGAGGGCCACGCCGATGACGCCGTAGACCATGAAGGTCCTGAAGTATTCGCCCAGTAGGGCCTGGCCGAAGAGGGACTGGCCGATCTCCGGCGACATGATGAACATGGCGTTGAAGAGGATGGTCCCGAAGATGGCGTGGGTTATGCCGGCCTTCGAGGTGGAGGCGCCGCCCACGAGAAGGGCCGCCACGGAGAACATGCCGATCTGGGTGTGGGCGTTGTAGGTGTTCAGGGTGCCCATGTTCTGCAGGTAGATGATCTGCCCCCAGGAGGCGAGCACGGTGGAGATCATGGTGGCGATGATCCTCGTCCTGTCCACGTTGATCCCCGAAACTTCCGCCGTGTGCTGACTCTGCCCCACCGACCGGAAATCCTGGCCCAGCTTGGTCTTCATGATGAGCACCGTGAAAACGCAGAGGCCGATGATCAGAAGCCCAGTCACCACGGGAACCTTGCGGACCATCATGAGCTCGGATTTCGTCACCATGGCGTGGATCGCCACCCCCGCAAGGGCGAGGCACAGGCCCCCGTTGACGATGAGAGACGACCGGCTGTTCAGGTACGAGCGGCCTTTCCGTATGTTGAGCCAGTAACGGACCACAATCAGCAGGAACAGTCCAATGGCCACCGCAAGGATCGCGTGGACGAAGGGGACCTGGTAGATGTTGTCCAGGGCGTATTTAAGGCCGCCCTGCTTGACCGGGACAAGGTCCACGGTCATCCGTATGCCGACTCCGTCAGGCTTGATCATGGGGTGGGTTGCGGGAACGGCAATGATCACGCCGACGACGAAGAGAAAGAGGAACTGGTAGATGCCGTTGGCGAAGAATCCGACAATGAGGCTGGCGATCATCTCCTGCCCCCGGGTTTTGTTGTAGAGTCTCCCGGTGAAGTAACCGCAGAGAGCCGCAACCACCATGGCCGTGGCGAAGCAGAACAGAAGGCCCGATATGCCCCCCATTTCGAAGTATCGGGCTATGGCGATGGCCACCTGGCCGGACATGGCGCCGATGACGATGCCGAAGTTGAGGCCGAGGCCCGCAAGGACCGGGATGATAAGAGAGAGGACGAGGAAGGAGTTTCGGAAGACCCTGCTGGAAAGCTCTGAGAAAAAGTAGCCCACGGATACCCCACTGGAGACCATGAAGCCGAAAAGGGTAAAGGCCACGAAGATGATGGTCACCAGGTTTTCAAGAATCCAGGAGCCGGCGCCGTTCGAGTTCCTGTTGAGTCCGTCCATTACTGCACACCTCTTTTTACCTGGGTCAGGGCATAAAGTATGATTCCGTTCTGGATGATCATCCGCATGATTTCCGACAGGTCAGTGCCGACGAAGATTTCGTTGGCCACCGGAAGGGCCGTGGTGAGGAGTCCCTGAAAGAGGACGACGCCGATGACAACGTGAGAAACCTTCGCCCGGGAGGCCGTGGCTCCTCCGATGAGGATTGCCGCCACGGCGGGGAAGGCCATCATCAGGGGCGCCGTGTAGAGCTGGGCGTACCCGTAGCTCTGGGAGTAGACGATGATGCCTATGGCACCGAGAATGGTGGAAACCACGTTTGCCAGGATCCGGTTCCGGTCGATGTTCAGGCCCGCAGCCTGGGCGAATTTCGGGTTGATTCCCCCGGCGGAAATGGCGATTCCGAGCTTCGACCTGAAGAAGAGCCGGACGAGGAAGGCGAAGAAGGCGAAGGTGAGAAGAAGTCCCGTGGGAACGATCACGTCACCGACGGTGAACAGGAGAAATTTGTTGAGGATCTGGGCTCCGCCAACAGCGTCGAGCTGGATGGTCTCCCGAAGACCCCTGCCGATGAACCAGCCCATTTTCGGGTTGCGGAAAGGGATCATGAGCCACGCCAGGCACATCAGGGCCACGATGGAGAAGCCGGTATAGGTGGCGATGGTCATCTCCGAGCCCTTGACGGCGTTCATCAGCTTGCCGTAGCCGTAGCCCACCGCGGCCGCCAGGGGAATCGCGAGGGCGAAGGATGTCAGGAGCCACGCCATCCCCGTCATGTCCATTTCAATGGACGTGACGAGCCCCAGGAGCCCGCAGACGATCCCGATGGGAAGGGCGAAGTTCGGTCCCGTGCCCGACTGGATGGCCGGCACCATGGCGAGGACGAGGATGCCGTTCATCCCGGCCCGCTTGATGGTGTCGCTGACGAGGGTGGACATGGAGATCCCCACGAAATGGCCGGCAACCAGAGTGAGTACCCAGAAGACGGCGATGATCACCGTTGGGAGGCCGATATCCCCAAACAGGCTCCCGGAAGTCCGCAGATGGTTGTTGCCGTTCCCGTTCATCTCAGCCATGATGGGCACTCCTTTCGGGTGTTTCTTCCGCTTTCAGGCCCCTGCTGCCGGACATCATCAGGCCGAAGTCCGCATCGGAAGCATCCGGAGGCAGCACGCCTTCCACTTTGCCCTCGCAGACGATGACGATCCTGTCGCAGATGCTCCGCAGCTCCGCCAGTTCGGACGAGGTCATGACGATGGTCATTCCCTTCTCCTCGTTGAGTTTAAGAAGCAGGTCGAGGATCAGCTTCTTTGCTCCTATGTCGATACCCCGCGTGGGCTCCGAGACGAAAAGAAACACGGGATCCTGGGTGAGAGCCCGGGCAACGCAGACTTTCTGCTGGTTGCCGCCGCTCAGGCTGCCCGCGTGCTGCAGGGGGGATTCGCAGCGGATGTCGAGGTCTTTGATCATATTCAGGGCATGTTTTCGAATCCCGGCGTCGTCCTGGAAGCGGAAGGGGCCCGCCTTCTTGAGGAACCGGTTCCCCACCTGCATTGCGGTGAAGGCGATGTTCAGTTCAATTGACTCGTTCAGCAGGAGGCCGACGCCCTTTCTGTCCTCGCTGACGAAACCGATGCCCGAGGCGATGGCGGCATGGGGATCGCCCAAGGTCATGGGCTTGCCGTTGAAAACCACCTCACCCCTGGCCGGATAGGTTCCCATGATGCCGTTGGCTATGCCGAGCTTTCCCTGCCCGGCAAGACCTCCGATACCGACGATTTCTCCCTTCCGGATATCGAGGTCGATGCCCCGGACCATCTCTCCCGGCATGCCCACATGCAGGTTCCGTATACGGAGGATAACCTCGTCGGAAACCTTCCGCCCCTTGGACTGAACCCGGTCGATGGCCACCTTGCGCCCGATCATCAGGGCGGCGATCTCCACGGCGCTCGTGTCTTCGATATTCTTGGTGGCGACGAGTTCTCCGTCCCGGAGGATGGTGACCCTGTCGGCAACATTGATGATTTCGTCGAGCCTGTGACTGATAAAGACAATGCCGATGCCTTTCGCGGCCAGGCGTTTGACGGCCGCGAGAAGATTCCGGGCCTCCGTCTCGGTGAGCACCGCGGTGGGCTCGTCGAAGACGAGGATCTTGATGCCCTTTTTGTCGATCTCCCGGGCTATTTCCACGAACTGCATGTGCCCTACGGGGAGCCCCGCCACCAGGATGTATTCGTCAATTCCCATGTCGAGGCTGTCCAGGGCCTTGCGGGCGTCGGCGTTCATGGACGCCATATCGAGGGTTTCAAGCCGTTTCCCGAAGATCCGGGAGACGGGGTTCGGGGTGGTGATTTCCCTGTTGATCTTGATGTTTTCAGTGATCGAGTAGCCCGGGATGAGCATGAACTCCTGGTGGACCATGCCTATCCCGGCGTACATGGCCTGGTGGGGCGACTTGAAGCTGATTTTCTCTCCGTCTATCAGGACATCGCCCTCATAGCCGCCGGTGCTCGTGATGACGGGCATGCCGAAGAGGATGTTCATCAGGGTGGACTTTCCGGCGCCGTTCTCTCCGATGAGGGCGTGAATTTCCCCTTTTTTTACGTCGAAACTGATGTTCGTCAGAACGCTGTTTCCGTAGTAGCTCTTGGATATGTTCCTGAACTGGAGAAGGCTGTCGCTCAACGCATTACCCCCTGTACATCAAAAATCGGGATGAAGGCTGCAAAAATAAGCGGGGGCGAACGGATTCAACCCCGGCAGGGGTTTCCCGGCACTGAAGCTGTTCGCCGAAAACCCCTGCTTCGCTGAAGGATCCATTCGTCCCCGGACACCGCTCGTGATGCCGTTTTTTGTTCAAAAAATCAACCTCGTACAGCCTCTTTTGCCCTAGTAGGTCAGGAAGTCCATCAGGACGAACAGGTAGTTGTCGTACTTCTTGCCCGCTTCGTCAACGTAGGGGGTCGCGGAAACTGT
This is a stretch of genomic DNA from Aminivibrio sp.. It encodes these proteins:
- a CDS encoding sugar ABC transporter ATP-binding protein; the encoded protein is MSDSLLQFRNISKSYYGNSVLTNISFDVKKGEIHALIGENGAGKSTLMNILFGMPVITSTGGYEGDVLIDGEKISFKSPHQAMYAGIGMVHQEFMLIPGYSITENIKINREITTPNPVSRIFGKRLETLDMASMNADARKALDSLDMGIDEYILVAGLPVGHMQFVEIAREIDKKGIKILVFDEPTAVLTETEARNLLAAVKRLAAKGIGIVFISHRLDEIINVADRVTILRDGELVATKNIEDTSAVEIAALMIGRKVAIDRVQSKGRKVSDEVILRIRNLHVGMPGEMVRGIDLDIRKGEIVGIGGLAGQGKLGIANGIMGTYPARGEVVFNGKPMTLGDPHAAIASGIGFVSEDRKGVGLLLNESIELNIAFTAMQVGNRFLKKAGPFRFQDDAGIRKHALNMIKDLDIRCESPLQHAGSLSGGNQQKVCVARALTQDPVFLFVSEPTRGIDIGAKKLILDLLLKLNEEKGMTIVMTSSELAELRSICDRIVIVCEGKVEGVLPPDASDADFGLMMSGSRGLKAEETPERSAHHG
- the corA gene encoding magnesium/cobalt transporter CorA, with protein sequence MSSKRSERRKHAGYGSKAGMSPGTMIFIGEQQVENARIDIIRYDVSTLSEMGDVSPDQCRDCSAAPGVTWINVNGIHNVALIESLGKHFDIHPLTLEDIVNTSQRPKVEEFPNYVYAVLKMMVYDEGADRLEIEHVSLIFGENYVISFQEHEGDVFDSVRERIRNAKGRIRSMKADFLAYALMDAAVDNYFLALERIGDRIENMDDRILAHPEPGDIQDVHHLKLEILSFRKAVWPLREEVGALEKSETVLIRPETRVFLRDLYDHIIQVIDMVETFRDILGGIHDTYLSSVSNRMNEIMKVLTIISTIFIPMTFIAGVYGMNFEHMPELKWPFGYYLAWAVMLMVAFSLLFFFKRRKWF
- a CDS encoding ABC transporter permease — encoded protein: MDGLNRNSNGAGSWILENLVTIIFVAFTLFGFMVSSGVSVGYFFSELSSRVFRNSFLVLSLIIPVLAGLGLNFGIVIGAMSGQVAIAIARYFEMGGISGLLFCFATAMVVAALCGYFTGRLYNKTRGQEMIASLIVGFFANGIYQFLFLFVVGVIIAVPATHPMIKPDGVGIRMTVDLVPVKQGGLKYALDNIYQVPFVHAILAVAIGLFLLIVVRYWLNIRKGRSYLNSRSSLIVNGGLCLALAGVAIHAMVTKSELMMVRKVPVVTGLLIIGLCVFTVLIMKTKLGQDFRSVGQSQHTAEVSGINVDRTRIIATMISTVLASWGQIIYLQNMGTLNTYNAHTQIGMFSVAALLVGGASTSKAGITHAIFGTILFNAMFIMSPEIGQSLFGQALLGEYFRTFMVYGVIGVALGIHVWKANKKSRIVVE
- a CDS encoding ABC transporter permease, translating into MAEMNGNGNNHLRTSGSLFGDIGLPTVIIAVFWVLTLVAGHFVGISMSTLVSDTIKRAGMNGILVLAMVPAIQSGTGPNFALPIGIVCGLLGLVTSIEMDMTGMAWLLTSFALAIPLAAAVGYGYGKLMNAVKGSEMTIATYTGFSIVALMCLAWLMIPFRNPKMGWFIGRGLRETIQLDAVGGAQILNKFLLFTVGDVIVPTGLLLTFAFFAFLVRLFFRSKLGIAISAGGINPKFAQAAGLNIDRNRILANVVSTILGAIGIIVYSQSYGYAQLYTAPLMMAFPAVAAILIGGATASRAKVSHVVIGVVLFQGLLTTALPVANEIFVGTDLSEIMRMIIQNGIILYALTQVKRGVQ